One window from the genome of Desulfatirhabdium butyrativorans DSM 18734 encodes:
- the murJ gene encoding murein biosynthesis integral membrane protein MurJ has product MIRQNIMKDSCRKNIGKASLILMASVFLSRLLGLVREMTIAWVGGVGPDVDAYQIAFIVPEILNHASGSGFLSITFIPIFTHFLVTDREQEGWKSLSIILSGFGLLMALVLILTWVFAPQLLHWLAPGVSDPRVLAAAVRMTRIIVPAQGCFFIGGLLSAVQYAQGRFLFPALAPLVYNTGMILGGLALGRRIGMEGFSWGVLSGAFFGHFLLQWIGARRAGLRLYPCFDLWHPILKRYLLTTLPLILGIGMSFSTEIFYRFFGSYLATGSIAALNYGLRIVFMLAGVFGQAVGTASYPYLTQLAAEGKHFEMNRLLNSTIRYLVLIIPVSVLLMVMRHEIVVLLFQRGRFDLEATRITAGLLPWVLAGSFAFSAQTLVVRGYYAMQNTLTPSLIGTMVALLCIPIFVLFMKGFGTVGVAFSLSLSAWLQVGILFGLWAKTHAHPDHALVYRAIGRMIGIGIVLGAILEPIRVLLRQSLTALTEVHLSLALCASMGLLFLILMSGAAKLLHIEEWNALLRRIPGVGKMGMGRQK; this is encoded by the coding sequence ATGATCCGCCAGAACATCATGAAGGATTCCTGTCGAAAGAATATCGGTAAAGCTTCCCTGATCCTGATGGCCTCGGTCTTTCTCAGTCGTTTGCTCGGCCTGGTTCGGGAGATGACCATCGCCTGGGTCGGGGGGGTGGGGCCGGATGTCGATGCATATCAGATCGCCTTCATCGTACCCGAAATTCTCAACCATGCCTCCGGAAGCGGTTTCCTCTCGATCACCTTCATTCCCATTTTCACGCATTTTCTGGTGACAGACCGGGAGCAGGAAGGGTGGAAAAGTCTGTCCATCATCCTGAGCGGGTTTGGCCTGTTGATGGCGCTGGTGCTGATTCTGACATGGGTGTTTGCCCCGCAGCTGCTGCACTGGCTGGCTCCGGGGGTCAGCGATCCCCGTGTGTTGGCTGCTGCAGTCCGCATGACCCGGATCATCGTGCCAGCCCAAGGCTGCTTTTTTATCGGCGGGCTGTTATCAGCGGTCCAGTATGCGCAGGGGCGGTTCCTGTTTCCGGCCCTGGCGCCGCTCGTCTATAATACCGGCATGATCCTGGGCGGGCTGGCACTGGGCAGGCGCATCGGCATGGAGGGATTTTCCTGGGGTGTTCTGTCCGGGGCTTTTTTCGGACATTTTCTGCTGCAATGGATCGGCGCCCGAAGGGCGGGCTTGCGTCTCTATCCCTGTTTCGACCTTTGGCACCCGATTCTCAAACGATACCTGCTGACGACGTTGCCGCTCATTCTGGGTATCGGAATGAGTTTTTCCACGGAAATCTTCTATCGCTTTTTCGGTTCCTATCTGGCAACAGGCAGCATTGCAGCGCTCAATTACGGTCTGCGGATCGTATTCATGCTTGCCGGTGTTTTCGGCCAGGCAGTCGGGACAGCATCCTATCCCTATCTTACCCAGCTTGCGGCAGAGGGAAAACACTTCGAGATGAACCGCCTGCTCAATTCGACGATCCGGTATCTGGTTCTCATCATTCCGGTGTCGGTACTCCTGATGGTCATGCGCCACGAAATCGTTGTGCTGCTGTTTCAAAGGGGGCGATTCGACCTGGAAGCCACCCGGATTACGGCGGGCCTGCTGCCATGGGTTCTTGCCGGAAGTTTCGCGTTTTCCGCACAAACCCTTGTCGTCAGAGGATATTATGCCATGCAGAATACCCTGACGCCTTCCCTGATCGGGACGATGGTAGCACTGCTGTGCATCCCGATTTTCGTGCTTTTCATGAAGGGATTCGGTACGGTGGGGGTCGCCTTTTCCCTGTCTCTGTCCGCCTGGCTTCAGGTCGGCATTCTATTCGGCTTATGGGCAAAGACACATGCGCATCCGGATCATGCACTGGTTTACCGGGCCATCGGCAGGATGATCGGCATCGGGATCGTTCTGGGAGCGATTCTGGAGCCAATACGGGTATTGCTGCGGCAATCGCTCACCGCCCTGACCGAGGTTCATCTCAGTCTCGCGCTCTGTGCCTCGATGGGCCTGCTGTTTTTGATTCTCATGAGCGGTGCTGCAAAACTGTTGCATATCGAGGAATGGAACGCGCTCTTGCGCAGGATTCCAGGAGTCGGGAAAATGGGCATGGGAAGACAGAAATGA
- the hisD gene encoding histidinol dehydrogenase, with protein MSIRIYRYPSRAAENRLQKISRRKLVYGRKDEVAVQRIIQEVRLKGDEAVIAYVNRFDSPELSVDGLRVGEAEFRHAETMISESFRQSLDLAYVQIERFHRMQAPHSRMMTDRSGVLTGQIVHPVDVAGIYVPGGKGGKTPLVSSVLMGAIPACIAGVRRIVMTTPADRNGNIDPHLLVAASRAGVHDVFKAGSAWAIAAMAFGTERIDRCDVIVGPGNTYVTLAKKIVSGMVGIDMIAGPSEILILADSSARAEFAAADLLSQAEHDRVASAILITTSQQLAAGVSDQIEKQLTDLHRQDIAKESLAHYGAIFVVPDMGAAIVLANRIAPEHLELLVEKPFDLLPDIRHAGAVFAGHYTPEPMGDYIAGPNHVLPTAGSARFSSALSVEHFIKKTSLIYYSKEAFVKEAEHVMRLAETEGLGAHARSVAIRLEEGS; from the coding sequence ATGAGTATTCGTATTTATCGTTATCCATCCAGGGCCGCTGAAAACAGGCTTCAGAAGATTTCTCGCCGAAAACTCGTTTACGGCAGGAAAGATGAGGTTGCGGTCCAGCGGATCATCCAGGAGGTACGTCTCAAGGGAGATGAAGCCGTCATAGCCTATGTCAACCGATTCGATTCTCCCGAGCTTTCCGTCGATGGGCTTCGGGTTGGCGAAGCCGAATTTCGGCATGCTGAAACAATGATTTCCGAATCCTTCCGCCAGTCTCTCGATCTGGCCTACGTGCAGATAGAGCGCTTTCATCGGATGCAGGCACCCCATTCCCGAATGATGACCGATCGATCAGGCGTCTTGACCGGGCAGATCGTTCATCCGGTTGATGTTGCAGGTATTTACGTTCCCGGAGGGAAGGGTGGAAAAACACCGCTGGTATCTTCGGTGCTTATGGGTGCGATTCCTGCTTGCATCGCAGGTGTCCGCCGTATCGTGATGACGACCCCTGCGGATCGGAACGGAAATATCGATCCGCATTTGCTGGTTGCGGCATCCAGGGCAGGAGTGCACGACGTTTTCAAGGCGGGAAGCGCATGGGCCATCGCGGCAATGGCCTTTGGTACCGAGCGTATCGATCGCTGCGATGTGATCGTTGGACCGGGAAATACCTATGTGACACTGGCCAAAAAAATCGTATCCGGCATGGTCGGTATCGACATGATCGCCGGACCCAGTGAAATCCTCATCCTTGCCGATTCATCCGCCCGAGCCGAATTTGCGGCTGCAGACCTGCTTTCACAGGCCGAACACGATCGTGTCGCATCTGCAATTCTGATTACGACATCGCAGCAACTTGCCGCCGGTGTTTCCGATCAGATTGAAAAACAGCTTACGGATTTGCATCGGCAGGATATCGCCAAGGAATCGCTTGCCCATTATGGCGCGATCTTTGTGGTTCCGGACATGGGAGCGGCCATTGTGCTGGCCAACCGGATCGCACCCGAGCACCTGGAGCTTCTGGTGGAGAAGCCCTTCGATTTGCTGCCGGATATTCGTCATGCAGGCGCTGTCTTTGCCGGTCATTATACGCCGGAACCCATGGGCGATTATATTGCAGGCCCCAACCATGTCCTGCCTACGGCAGGCAGCGCACGATTTTCATCGGCGCTGTCCGTGGAACATTTCATCAAGAAGACGAGTCTGATCTATTATTCGAAGGAAGCGTTCGTGAAAGAGGCTGAACACGTGATGCGGCTTGCCGAAACCGAAGGGCTGGGCGCACATGCCCGATCCGTAGCCATCCGCCTTGAAGAAGGCAGCTGA